In a single window of the Leptospira sanjuanensis genome:
- a CDS encoding DUF6285 domain-containing protein → MQDKPTSTDLLEAIQDFLMKEVLPQFKDKDLLSYKTLVSWNMLGVVSREIRSGEELLDKELDRLVKLLKKDSSLPATLNEKKNLAHAWNVELRDKIRKEKLSLENAEYWNHVKETVREKVEVTNPRFTTES, encoded by the coding sequence ATGCAGGATAAACCGACATCAACGGACTTGCTCGAAGCGATTCAGGATTTTCTTATGAAGGAAGTCCTTCCGCAATTCAAGGACAAGGATTTACTCTCGTATAAAACATTAGTAAGTTGGAATATGTTGGGGGTCGTTTCGCGGGAAATCAGATCCGGCGAAGAACTTCTCGATAAGGAACTCGATCGCCTCGTAAAACTTCTAAAGAAGGATTCCTCCCTTCCTGCCACGTTAAACGAAAAGAAAAATCTCGCACACGCTTGGAACGTGGAACTCAGAGACAAGATCCGAAAGGAAAAACTTTCTTTGGAAAACGCGGAGTATTGGAATCACGTAAAAGAAACCGTACGAGAAAAGGTGGAAGTCACCAATCCGAGATTCACGACGGAAAGTTAG
- a CDS encoding histidine phosphatase family protein: MSVVHLVRHGQANSQGENYDLLTPHGKSQAFALGKFMARNGEVPDRIVTGTLRRQVETGESFLEGVISVVGEREEFRSSSFINRDAGWNEFSPELWGSYSKLLAAKRPEFAKTLSQFAKVRLKGGIRSAALFFKLTEEILKFWKEGTETPEGIETYRGFEARIFHSSNVWFSPGDQERNFIFTSGTPISLVLNRLLKQDEDCFAWMPWIWNTSLSTFRWVRGKYLPVSINGVPHLPEKINRTLF; this comes from the coding sequence ATGTCCGTTGTTCATCTCGTCCGTCACGGACAGGCAAATTCTCAGGGTGAAAACTACGATCTTTTGACTCCGCACGGAAAGAGTCAGGCGTTTGCACTCGGAAAATTCATGGCTCGGAACGGAGAAGTTCCCGATCGCATCGTGACCGGAACGTTGCGCAGACAAGTCGAAACGGGAGAATCCTTTTTGGAAGGGGTGATTTCCGTCGTAGGCGAACGGGAGGAATTTCGATCTTCTTCGTTTATCAATCGAGACGCGGGTTGGAACGAATTCTCACCCGAACTCTGGGGTTCTTACTCGAAACTACTCGCGGCGAAAAGACCCGAGTTTGCAAAAACGCTTTCTCAATTCGCAAAGGTTCGACTCAAAGGCGGGATACGATCTGCGGCTCTGTTCTTTAAGCTGACCGAAGAGATTCTCAAATTTTGGAAAGAAGGAACGGAAACTCCCGAAGGAATCGAAACTTACCGCGGTTTCGAGGCAAGAATATTCCATTCTTCTAATGTATGGTTTTCACCCGGGGATCAGGAACGGAATTTCATCTTCACTTCGGGCACCCCCATCTCTTTGGTTTTGAATCGGCTCTTAAAACAGGACGAGGATTGTTTCGCTTGGATGCCTTGGATCTGGAACACTTCCTTAAGCACCTTTCGTTGGGTCAGAGGGAAATATCTTCCCGTTTCGATCAACGGAGTTCCCCATCTGCCCGAAAAAATAAATCGCACTCTATTTTGA
- a CDS encoding sensor histidine kinase: MTMQRSQSRSSLTEAGLWIFWISTILTIVSFFANYYYEERNVDRLIDNVHWTITYLCAAVLAWLGYLAAEGGIHRFRFWFALGLTANALGQLSWAIQVYLDYYVTPTPSDYLFPWVAPSFVIGYSIIVIECDRTRIRAAVLDALGLITAILTFSLALYLPQREGVGIPQLLPLINHPVSFLTAAALGVLLIPLLRLQPDKSWFAFILGMGGTGLCWLLWNAFFIVEIPPDGTILNAGFSVSALVLGYGALTWEPKFNDNPIWGRRFEAALRLLPLFEVVASSITIVLAGTLSGLPEGVRIVAWTGTTIVVVIASARQTFLVKEMTDAEQRIRSINEGLEGIVTKRTEELRTVNQYLVSKNEQVIRAIEELRSAQKQLIRSEKMAVLGQLVAGIAHELNTPLGAIVSSNEGIQSVLSNSWETLLRNYSEFSEAEKKVWEKLFTKGISPREFYDTKEERTKRKKISGLLSEVGIRDSMRLADILTDLGTAPEEISEILYELSDKERFFPIAHNALSLSSLARASFTIEKAAEKASLVIQALKEYAYKDRSGAAMGPVDVRKQLETVLTLYYSKYKTQVEIVRNMPDTAYVWGNADALTQVWTNIIGNALYAMNYKGRMSISCKKLPSGWEIAIEDSGTGIEDTIRDRIFEPFFTTKPSGAGTGLGLDICRRIIEDHNGRIFFETSDRGTTFYVVLPIADAASERNGHTL, translated from the coding sequence ATGACAATGCAGAGAAGTCAATCTCGATCCTCCTTAACCGAAGCGGGGCTTTGGATATTTTGGATCAGTACGATCTTGACGATCGTTTCTTTTTTCGCAAATTACTATTACGAAGAAAGAAACGTAGATCGACTTATAGATAACGTTCATTGGACAATCACCTATCTCTGTGCCGCGGTTCTCGCTTGGCTCGGATACCTCGCCGCCGAAGGAGGAATCCATCGATTCCGATTCTGGTTCGCACTCGGTCTTACCGCTAACGCGCTCGGACAACTTTCGTGGGCGATCCAAGTATATCTCGATTATTATGTTACTCCGACTCCGAGCGATTATTTGTTTCCTTGGGTCGCGCCTTCCTTCGTGATCGGATACTCTATTATCGTTATTGAATGTGATCGCACTCGAATCCGCGCCGCGGTTCTCGACGCGTTGGGGTTGATCACGGCGATTCTAACTTTTTCTCTTGCGTTGTATCTTCCGCAACGCGAAGGAGTAGGGATTCCGCAGCTTCTTCCGTTGATCAATCACCCGGTTTCGTTTTTGACCGCAGCCGCATTAGGAGTTTTACTCATTCCGCTTTTGAGATTACAGCCGGATAAATCCTGGTTCGCATTCATATTAGGCATGGGAGGAACGGGGCTTTGCTGGTTGTTGTGGAACGCGTTCTTTATCGTAGAGATTCCGCCGGACGGAACGATTCTCAACGCCGGATTTTCCGTATCGGCGCTGGTCTTGGGATACGGAGCTTTGACATGGGAGCCTAAGTTCAACGATAATCCGATTTGGGGAAGAAGGTTCGAAGCCGCTCTTCGTTTATTACCTTTATTTGAAGTAGTTGCCAGCTCGATCACGATCGTTCTTGCGGGAACTCTTTCCGGTCTGCCGGAAGGAGTTCGGATCGTAGCTTGGACGGGAACCACGATCGTCGTCGTAATCGCGAGTGCGAGACAAACGTTTCTTGTAAAGGAAATGACGGACGCCGAACAACGAATCCGTTCCATCAACGAAGGTCTCGAAGGAATCGTCACCAAACGGACGGAAGAATTAAGAACCGTAAACCAATATCTCGTTTCTAAAAACGAACAAGTCATCCGCGCCATAGAAGAATTGAGAAGCGCGCAGAAACAGTTGATCCGCTCCGAAAAGATGGCCGTCTTAGGACAGTTAGTCGCGGGAATCGCTCATGAACTCAATACGCCGTTGGGAGCGATCGTTTCCTCGAACGAGGGAATTCAATCCGTATTGTCCAATTCCTGGGAGACTCTTTTAAGAAATTATTCCGAATTTTCCGAAGCCGAAAAGAAAGTCTGGGAAAAACTTTTTACCAAAGGAATTTCTCCGCGGGAATTTTACGATACGAAAGAGGAAAGGACGAAACGGAAAAAAATTTCCGGTTTGTTAAGCGAAGTCGGAATCCGGGATTCGATGCGGCTCGCCGACATTCTAACGGATTTGGGAACCGCGCCGGAGGAAATTTCCGAAATTCTATACGAGTTATCGGATAAAGAGAGATTCTTTCCGATAGCGCATAACGCGCTTTCATTGTCCAGTTTGGCCCGTGCCAGTTTTACGATCGAAAAGGCCGCCGAAAAAGCGTCTCTCGTCATACAGGCTCTCAAAGAATACGCGTATAAGGATCGTTCCGGTGCGGCGATGGGACCGGTCGACGTCCGCAAACAATTGGAAACCGTTCTTACTCTTTATTATTCCAAATATAAGACTCAGGTGGAAATCGTGCGGAATATGCCCGACACCGCCTACGTTTGGGGAAATGCGGACGCGTTGACGCAGGTTTGGACGAACATCATCGGTAACGCGCTCTATGCGATGAACTATAAAGGGAGAATGTCGATTTCCTGCAAAAAATTGCCCTCCGGTTGGGAGATCGCGATCGAAGACAGCGGAACCGGAATCGAAGACACGATACGGGATCGGATCTTCGAACCTTTTTTTACGACAAAACCTTCTGGAGCCGGAACCGGTTTAGGATTGGATATTTGCCGCAGAATCATCGAAGATCACAATGGCAGAATCTTTTTCGAAACTTCCGATCGGGGAACGACTTTTTACGTCGTTCTTCCGATTGCCGACGCCGCCTCGGAACGCAACGGACATACGCTTTAG
- a CDS encoding PaaI family thioesterase: MEPETIYREIKASQNGQDWHHTNCFGCGPDNPKGIHASFPFHEESGEVRFPFKIEKAFEGAPGYAHGGVLATLLDEAQGVLCFHLGHFVMTDQLYMRYHKAVPLNEEVEVRCWVTMVRRRRLYTKATIHLSKTGELLVSSKARWYDMSERTMRRMFQGTVFPIDTLLQVLEVNQKRGKEIRKRIKREKIEP, translated from the coding sequence ATGGAACCAGAGACAATCTACCGGGAGATCAAAGCGAGTCAGAACGGTCAAGACTGGCATCATACGAATTGTTTCGGCTGCGGTCCCGATAATCCGAAAGGGATTCATGCAAGTTTCCCCTTTCACGAAGAAAGCGGCGAAGTTCGATTTCCGTTTAAAATAGAAAAGGCATTCGAAGGCGCTCCGGGTTATGCCCACGGAGGAGTTCTTGCAACTCTGCTCGACGAAGCGCAAGGCGTGCTTTGTTTTCATCTCGGTCACTTCGTAATGACCGATCAGTTGTATATGCGTTATCACAAAGCGGTTCCTCTCAATGAAGAGGTGGAAGTGCGTTGTTGGGTTACGATGGTAAGAAGAAGAAGACTTTATACGAAGGCTACGATTCATCTTTCCAAAACGGGAGAACTTCTCGTTTCTTCCAAAGCCCGCTGGTACGATATGTCAGAAAGAACGATGAGAAGAATGTTCCAGGGAACCGTATTTCCGATCGACACTCTTCTGCAGGTTTTGGAAGTGAACCAGAAACGCGGTAAGGAAATCCGCAAACGGATCAAACGGGAAAAAATCGAACCTTAA
- a CDS encoding zinc-binding dehydrogenase, giving the protein MKAAVLESGKKILDIREVPVPTLGPGLVKVKIKACGICGSDVHLVVHGTMKCKNHPRVPGHESSGVVEEIGENVSRFKKGDRVVIAAGTSCGVCKQCRSGHENLCKDLGVFGFDRDGSFAEYNVVEERYLYSLPDAIPFDQGAILADAVSTPYHAIRYRGNIQDGDTVAIFGCGGLGIHAVAVARALTSGKVIALDVDKGSLENAAKYGADELVNLKEIRNPGKTLKEITSGVDLLADFSGYMSNVEESLRAMNRGGRIVLVGIGKQPLKFQIPFILIEKMISVSGSYGSDRRAIPELIDLYLKGKINLTHSITSHHPLEEVNQCLEALDERKGNPIRFIIQP; this is encoded by the coding sequence ATGAAAGCCGCCGTTTTAGAATCCGGTAAAAAAATTTTAGACATTCGCGAAGTTCCCGTTCCTACGCTCGGGCCCGGACTTGTAAAAGTAAAAATCAAAGCCTGCGGTATTTGCGGGTCCGACGTTCATCTCGTGGTTCACGGAACGATGAAGTGTAAAAATCACCCGAGAGTTCCCGGTCATGAATCTTCCGGCGTCGTGGAAGAGATCGGAGAAAACGTAAGTCGTTTTAAAAAAGGGGATCGGGTCGTGATCGCGGCAGGAACATCCTGCGGAGTCTGCAAACAATGTAGATCGGGACATGAGAATCTCTGCAAGGATCTAGGCGTGTTCGGTTTTGATCGGGACGGAAGTTTCGCCGAATACAACGTAGTTGAGGAACGTTATTTGTATTCTCTGCCGGATGCGATTCCGTTCGATCAAGGAGCGATTCTTGCGGACGCCGTTTCCACTCCGTATCATGCGATTCGTTACCGAGGCAATATTCAAGACGGAGATACGGTTGCGATCTTCGGCTGCGGCGGTTTGGGAATCCACGCGGTTGCGGTAGCAAGAGCGTTGACGAGCGGTAAGGTGATCGCTCTCGATGTGGACAAAGGGTCTCTGGAAAACGCCGCGAAATACGGAGCCGACGAATTGGTGAACTTGAAGGAGATTCGGAATCCTGGTAAAACCTTAAAAGAAATCACGAGCGGAGTCGATCTTCTCGCGGATTTTTCCGGCTATATGTCCAACGTGGAAGAATCCCTTCGAGCGATGAATCGGGGAGGAAGAATCGTTTTGGTCGGAATCGGCAAACAACCTCTCAAGTTTCAGATTCCGTTTATCCTCATCGAGAAAATGATTTCCGTTTCCGGTTCGTACGGTTCGGATCGGCGTGCGATTCCGGAATTGATCGATCTGTATTTAAAAGGAAAAATCAATCTTACGCATTCGATCACTTCGCACCACCCTCTGGAAGAAGTGAATCAATGCCTCGAAGCTCTGGACGAACGAAAAGGAAATCCGATTCGGTTTATTATTCAGCCTTGA
- a CDS encoding pectinacetylesterase family protein, which yields MKRRAVTLMAICLVFAFADCKKNDDDDDKTILALVVADFLYNPYEKITPSAGTITVAGASYTNRAYTPSCTGADGNTTFSIYRKKVSASNKKLLINFMGGGACWSNYNCFGNSTTTYFNQLNSVPDLFVKLAFQGVMNAGNASNPFKDYDVVFIPYCTGDLHIGSKDMTYTNPNTGTATVVKHRGYDNVLATLKYIQSEYTGVENVFVTGQSAGGYGALLNYPIVRETVKGLNASVKVNLLSDASNGVVPAGFFNNLSTQWGADPNLPTWVTGIAANYLTTGTPSIQDFFTKVSTYYNGSGDKTGQYTALFDGNQRFFYKVMNIINAAPTYSDSKTTDPYDSSKTYSALFGDSDGSTAPDGTPASTDGSSCGWSQQAVTSMTGISGGATNYSYYIAPGDVHTITTSEDMYNVSAGGTNFVTWLTTLSTGIKPGNAKCSNNGGNCVNSNLIKNKINLALGVATSDQSYANARSLLTTCGTITGL from the coding sequence ATGAAACGACGTGCAGTAACCCTCATGGCAATTTGTCTTGTTTTCGCTTTCGCCGACTGCAAGAAAAACGACGATGACGACGACAAAACGATCCTGGCTTTAGTCGTGGCGGATTTTTTATACAATCCTTATGAAAAGATCACTCCTTCGGCGGGGACGATCACCGTGGCGGGAGCAAGTTATACGAACAGAGCGTATACCCCTTCTTGTACGGGAGCCGACGGAAATACGACATTCTCCATCTACCGCAAAAAAGTAAGCGCTTCGAATAAGAAACTTCTCATCAACTTTATGGGAGGAGGAGCGTGTTGGAGCAATTATAACTGTTTCGGAAACAGCACGACGACGTATTTCAATCAGCTCAATTCCGTTCCGGATCTGTTCGTAAAACTCGCGTTTCAGGGAGTGATGAACGCGGGCAACGCTTCGAACCCATTCAAAGATTATGATGTAGTTTTTATTCCGTATTGCACGGGAGATCTTCACATCGGTTCCAAGGATATGACCTACACAAACCCGAACACCGGAACGGCTACGGTCGTCAAACACCGCGGATACGATAACGTACTCGCGACGTTGAAATACATTCAATCCGAATATACGGGTGTGGAGAATGTCTTCGTGACCGGACAAAGCGCCGGTGGATACGGAGCCTTATTGAATTATCCGATCGTACGAGAAACCGTGAAAGGTTTGAACGCCTCCGTAAAAGTGAATCTACTTTCGGATGCGTCCAACGGAGTCGTACCCGCCGGATTTTTTAACAACTTGAGCACGCAGTGGGGAGCGGACCCGAATCTACCGACATGGGTGACGGGAATCGCCGCAAACTATCTCACGACCGGAACACCGTCCATTCAGGATTTCTTTACTAAGGTTTCCACTTACTACAACGGCTCGGGAGATAAGACCGGACAATACACCGCTCTTTTTGACGGAAATCAAAGATTCTTTTACAAGGTCATGAATATCATCAACGCCGCGCCGACATATTCGGATTCGAAAACGACCGATCCTTATGATTCGAGCAAAACCTATTCGGCGTTATTCGGAGATTCGGACGGAAGTACGGCGCCGGACGGAACACCCGCTTCTACGGATGGATCCAGCTGCGGTTGGTCCCAGCAGGCTGTCACTTCTATGACGGGAATTTCGGGCGGAGCGACGAACTATTCTTATTACATCGCACCGGGGGACGTACATACGATCACTACTTCCGAGGATATGTACAACGTAAGCGCGGGAGGAACGAACTTCGTAACTTGGCTGACGACGCTTTCCACAGGAATAAAACCGGGGAACGCGAAGTGTTCCAACAACGGAGGGAATTGCGTGAATTCCAATTTGATCAAGAACAAGATCAATCTCGCGCTCGGGGTAGCAACCTCCGATCAATCCTACGCGAACGCAAGAAGTTTACTGACTACCTGCGGAACCATCACCGGTCTCTAA
- a CDS encoding NADP-dependent oxidoreductase — protein sequence MKAIQMSRFGGKEVLEWVEVPTPEPKEGEVLVKIHSAGVNPVDWKIREGKLQGRMPHEFPVIPGWEFSGVVEARGHAARRFEIGDEVFSYCRRPTISKGAYAEWIAIPESYLAKKSEAMSFEESAGTPLAGLTAYQCLFQLADCKAGNTVLILGASGGVGSFAVQLAKNVGAAVIGLAGPENQDFLKNEWKVDLALNYKNPDWKKEFLHSYPKGADLVMDFVGGPTFLEGVSCLHSQGRIVSILESDFSAIPNVSAAYHFVEPNAKQLETLSRLADEGKLKTYISRIFPLSKAADAMEEIGRFHTRGKIVLNV from the coding sequence ATGAAAGCAATCCAAATGTCCCGATTCGGCGGAAAAGAAGTTCTGGAATGGGTCGAAGTTCCGACTCCGGAACCCAAGGAAGGAGAGGTTCTCGTTAAAATTCACTCGGCGGGAGTCAATCCGGTCGATTGGAAAATCAGAGAAGGCAAGCTGCAGGGGAGAATGCCGCACGAATTTCCCGTAATCCCAGGTTGGGAATTTTCGGGCGTAGTGGAAGCGCGGGGTCACGCGGCGAGACGATTCGAGATCGGAGACGAAGTTTTCAGTTATTGCAGAAGACCCACGATTTCCAAAGGCGCCTACGCGGAATGGATTGCGATCCCGGAATCGTATCTGGCGAAAAAGTCGGAGGCCATGTCGTTCGAGGAAAGTGCGGGAACTCCTCTCGCAGGTTTAACGGCATACCAATGTCTCTTTCAATTGGCCGACTGCAAAGCGGGGAATACGGTTTTGATTCTCGGAGCTTCGGGCGGCGTGGGAAGTTTCGCCGTTCAACTTGCAAAGAATGTCGGAGCTGCTGTGATCGGATTGGCCGGACCGGAAAACCAGGATTTTCTTAAGAACGAATGGAAGGTCGATCTTGCCTTGAACTACAAAAATCCGGATTGGAAGAAGGAGTTCCTACATTCTTACCCGAAGGGAGCGGACCTCGTGATGGATTTTGTGGGAGGTCCTACATTTCTCGAAGGAGTTTCCTGTCTTCATTCCCAAGGAAGAATCGTGTCCATCTTAGAAAGCGACTTCTCCGCAATTCCGAATGTTTCCGCCGCGTATCATTTCGTGGAACCCAACGCAAAACAGCTGGAAACGTTGAGTCGGCTCGCGGACGAAGGAAAACTCAAAACCTACATCAGTCGCATCTTCCCTCTTTCCAAAGCGGCGGACGCAATGGAAGAAATCGGACGGTTTCATACGAGAGGAAAGATCGTATTGAACGTTTGA
- the lon gene encoding endopeptidase La, with protein sequence MEGQLEPLEDLSGTEENPIIPLDSILPPELFLIPIKSRPVFPGIITPLIVPSGKFERAVEESIKGNSFLGLVLLKDEENEKETSENIYQYGVVAKILKKVNLPDGAVNILINTVRRFKISSYTSIDPLIAKVSYPEEEPGAPKNTIKAMMRTLLVMTRELAQNNPLFTEEMKLTMLNVNEPGKMADFVCSILNLEKEEYQSVIESNVLKERIEKVLLFLKKEIELVSIQREISDQIQDKIDKQQRQFFLREQLKAIQNELGIKDDKFEKKYEKFLERLKSIGADPEVIEEVARELDKFSYADPNTGDYNVIRNYLDILESLPWEPAVNREIDLDKAKRTLDRDHYKLEDIKDRILEFLAVKKLKSDEKGTILLLVGPPGVGKTSIAKSIAEAMGRKFFRFSVGGMRDEAEIKGHRRTYIGSMPGKIISALRITKEKDCVILLDEIDKLAVGIQGDPASALLEVLDPEQNKNFRDHYLDLPFDISNVFFIATANTLDTISRILLDRMEIINLSGYITDEKVQIFQKYLWKKVLQKNGVAPYGIEFDKKAVVALIDSYSRESGVRGLEKVTDKLVRKIAMKIVRKEPFPKVIREKDLETFLGVPKFTDERMVRATVPGTALGLAWTSVGGATLLIEALFVKGKGGILLTGMIGKTMEESSNIALSYIKNFLHNDDLFSDKMIHLHVPDGATPKDGPSAGVTMATAILSLALNTKIKAGFGMTGELTLTGEVLAIGGLREKIVAAKRVGIHKIIYPKDNLQHLEEIPDYVKKGMTFFPVSRYEEVAALMFDEKLLLKADPSFRTRLNSSGENANKAASQKTLMKKSASNRKTAANKKAATSSGNLKNSAAKKKADSKAAPKKKK encoded by the coding sequence ATGGAGGGGCAATTGGAACCATTAGAGGATTTGTCGGGAACGGAAGAAAATCCGATCATTCCGCTGGACTCGATTCTCCCCCCGGAACTGTTTTTAATTCCGATCAAGTCCCGACCCGTGTTTCCGGGCATCATCACGCCGTTGATCGTTCCGAGCGGAAAGTTCGAAAGAGCGGTTGAAGAATCCATCAAAGGCAATTCGTTTCTCGGTCTCGTTCTTTTAAAGGATGAGGAGAATGAAAAGGAAACTTCCGAAAACATCTATCAATACGGCGTTGTCGCCAAAATATTAAAAAAAGTGAATTTACCGGACGGTGCGGTCAATATTCTGATCAACACGGTTCGTCGTTTTAAAATCTCTTCTTATACAAGCATCGATCCGTTGATCGCCAAGGTTTCGTATCCGGAGGAAGAACCGGGCGCGCCTAAGAATACGATCAAAGCGATGATGAGAACCCTTCTCGTCATGACCCGCGAACTCGCGCAGAACAATCCGCTCTTTACGGAAGAGATGAAACTCACGATGCTCAACGTAAACGAGCCGGGAAAGATGGCCGATTTCGTATGTTCCATTCTCAACCTCGAAAAGGAAGAATATCAATCCGTCATTGAATCCAACGTTCTGAAGGAAAGAATCGAAAAGGTTCTTTTGTTTTTAAAAAAGGAAATCGAACTCGTATCTATCCAGAGGGAAATCTCCGATCAGATTCAGGATAAGATCGACAAACAACAAAGACAATTCTTTCTAAGAGAACAGCTCAAGGCGATTCAAAACGAACTCGGAATCAAGGACGATAAGTTCGAAAAGAAATACGAAAAATTTCTAGAACGTCTTAAATCCATCGGAGCCGATCCCGAAGTCATCGAAGAAGTCGCAAGGGAACTGGATAAGTTCTCCTATGCCGATCCGAACACCGGAGATTACAACGTTATCCGAAATTACTTGGACATTCTCGAATCTTTGCCTTGGGAACCCGCTGTCAATCGGGAGATCGATCTCGACAAAGCCAAACGGACGCTCGATCGGGATCACTACAAGTTAGAGGACATCAAGGATCGAATTCTGGAATTTCTCGCGGTGAAAAAACTCAAGAGCGACGAAAAGGGAACGATTCTTCTTTTAGTCGGACCGCCCGGAGTCGGAAAGACATCCATCGCAAAGTCGATCGCGGAAGCGATGGGAAGAAAGTTCTTCCGTTTTTCCGTGGGAGGAATGCGGGACGAAGCCGAGATCAAAGGACATAGACGAACGTATATCGGATCGATGCCGGGAAAAATCATTTCCGCACTTCGCATAACAAAAGAGAAGGATTGTGTGATTCTTCTCGACGAGATCGATAAACTCGCCGTGGGAATTCAAGGCGATCCAGCCTCCGCGCTGCTCGAAGTTTTGGATCCGGAGCAGAACAAAAATTTCCGGGATCATTATCTGGATCTTCCATTCGATATTTCGAATGTGTTTTTTATCGCGACAGCGAATACCTTGGATACGATCTCCAGAATTCTACTCGATCGAATGGAAATCATCAATCTTTCCGGATATATCACGGATGAAAAGGTTCAGATCTTTCAGAAATATCTTTGGAAAAAAGTTCTCCAAAAAAACGGAGTCGCGCCGTACGGAATCGAATTCGATAAGAAGGCCGTCGTCGCTCTGATCGATTCGTATTCGAGGGAATCCGGCGTCCGCGGATTGGAAAAGGTCACGGACAAGCTCGTGCGTAAGATCGCGATGAAGATCGTACGAAAGGAACCGTTCCCCAAAGTCATTCGGGAAAAGGATCTCGAAACCTTTTTAGGAGTCCCCAAGTTTACGGACGAACGAATGGTTCGCGCGACCGTTCCCGGAACCGCGCTCGGACTTGCTTGGACGTCGGTGGGAGGAGCTACTCTTTTGATCGAAGCCCTTTTCGTAAAAGGAAAAGGCGGGATTCTCTTAACCGGAATGATCGGCAAAACGATGGAGGAATCCTCGAACATCGCTCTCAGCTATATTAAGAATTTCTTACATAACGACGATTTGTTTTCGGACAAGATGATCCATCTTCACGTTCCGGACGGAGCGACTCCGAAGGACGGACCTTCTGCGGGAGTTACGATGGCGACTGCGATTCTTTCCCTTGCCTTGAATACGAAGATCAAAGCGGGTTTCGGTATGACGGGCGAACTGACCTTAACGGGAGAGGTTCTTGCCATCGGAGGGCTTCGCGAAAAGATCGTAGCCGCCAAACGCGTGGGAATCCATAAGATCATCTATCCTAAGGACAATCTGCAGCATCTCGAGGAGATTCCCGATTACGTGAAAAAGGGGATGACCTTTTTTCCTGTGAGTCGTTACGAAGAGGTCGCAGCGCTGATGTTCGACGAAAAGCTCTTATTAAAAGCGGATCCTTCGTTTCGGACTCGGCTCAATTCTTCGGGTGAAAACGCAAACAAAGCCGCAAGTCAGAAGACGCTCATGAAAAAGAGCGCGTCGAATCGAAAGACCGCGGCGAATAAGAAGGCTGCGACTTCTTCCGGGAATCTGAAAAATTCCGCGGCTAAAAAGAAAGCCGATTCGAAAGCGGCGCCGAAAAAGAAGAAGTAG